The Lutibacter profundi genome includes a region encoding these proteins:
- a CDS encoding UDP-2,3-diacylglucosamine diphosphatase: MNSNKKKRKLDVVVISDVHLGTYGCHAKELLRYLKSINPTTIILNGDIIDIWQFKKSYWPKAHMKVIKYIIGWISEGKEIYYITGNHDEMLRKFIDFKISSFSIKNKVVLELDGKKAWFFHGDVFDVTMEHSKWLAKLGAKGYDLLILINKLVNNISEFFGKGKISLSKKIKDSVKSAVKFVNNFEKTATNIAIQNKFDYVVCGHIHQPVIKNIVTNEGEVMYLNSGDWIENLTALEYNNKKWSLYKYNDAHYKKEDFKVINNEIDVIDKTAKEIFGELVEDFNFKN, encoded by the coding sequence GTGAATTCAAATAAGAAGAAAAGAAAACTTGATGTTGTTGTAATTTCAGATGTTCACTTAGGTACTTATGGGTGTCATGCAAAAGAATTGTTACGCTACCTCAAAAGTATCAATCCTACAACCATAATTCTTAATGGAGATATAATTGACATTTGGCAGTTTAAGAAAAGCTATTGGCCAAAAGCACATATGAAAGTGATAAAATATATAATTGGCTGGATTTCTGAAGGTAAAGAAATTTATTATATCACGGGGAATCATGATGAAATGCTTCGAAAATTCATTGATTTTAAAATCAGTTCTTTCTCAATAAAAAACAAAGTAGTACTTGAATTGGATGGTAAAAAAGCTTGGTTTTTTCACGGAGATGTTTTTGATGTTACTATGGAGCATTCAAAATGGTTAGCAAAACTAGGCGCAAAAGGATATGATTTGTTAATACTTATAAATAAACTGGTAAACAATATTAGTGAGTTTTTTGGAAAAGGGAAGATTTCATTATCAAAAAAAATTAAAGACAGTGTAAAATCTGCTGTAAAATTTGTAAATAATTTTGAAAAAACGGCTACGAATATTGCAATCCAAAACAAGTTTGATTATGTTGTTTGTGGGCATATACACCAACCTGTTATTAAAAATATTGTTACAAATGAAGGAGAGGTAATGTATTTGAACTCTGGTGATTGGATAGAGAATTTAACAGCGTTAGAATATAATAATAAAAAGTGGTCTTTGTATAAATACAATGATGCTCATTACAAAAAAGAAGATTTTAAAGTAATAAATAATGAAATAGATGTTATAGATAAAACTGCTAAAGAAATTTTTGGAGAATTGGTTGAAGACTTTAATTTTAAAAATTAA
- the nuoL gene encoding NADH-quinone oxidoreductase subunit L, with protein MDFSYTIFIPLIPLALFLILGIFSKKIPPSISGWLGSLGLATSFALSLYTAYHYYLGGKLNGVYQTFTYKSTWLIFSDKLHIDMGVLIDPISVMMLVVVSTISFMVHLYSRGYMKGDDGYTRFFAYLALFSFSMFGLVLATNLFQMYIFWELVGASSFLLIGYYYTKPSAVAAAKKAFIVTRFADLGFLIGILLISYYSGTFDFSEINNPEGYVITSWASTSFMGLSVMTWGLILIFMGGAGKSAMLPFHIWLPDAMEGPTPVSALIHAATMVVAGVYLVARLFPAFSFVENGFALEVVAYVGAISSLVAAIIALTQNDIKRVLAFSTMSQIGYMMLALGVSKYEGHEGLGYMASMFHLFTHAMFKALLFLGAGSVIHAVHSNYLKDMGGLRKYMPVTHITFLIAALSISGVPFFAGFFSKDEILAAAYEHNMLIYISSVFVAGLTAFYMFRLYFGIFWGKEKQYEHTPHESPMSMKIPLMFLAFMSIAAGYIHFSDYITADRKPFAAHLNYSLAAIATTVGLIGILLAYIFYKKENNLADKFSHAFGIFYKWTFHKFYFDEIYLFVTKKIIFGVVASTVAWFDKYVVDSSMIGIGNVTVSFSNKIKGMQSGKFQDYAMAFVGGGVILAMVVFYIWIN; from the coding sequence ATGGATTTTAGTTATACTATATTTATTCCGTTGATTCCCTTGGCCTTATTCTTAATATTAGGAATATTTAGCAAAAAAATACCCCCTTCTATTTCAGGATGGTTAGGTTCTTTAGGTTTAGCAACTTCATTTGCATTATCACTTTATACAGCTTACCACTACTACTTGGGAGGAAAGCTAAATGGTGTTTATCAAACCTTTACCTATAAAAGTACTTGGCTAATATTCTCTGATAAATTACACATAGATATGGGTGTTTTAATTGACCCTATATCAGTAATGATGTTGGTGGTTGTTTCAACAATTTCTTTTATGGTTCACCTATATAGTAGAGGATATATGAAAGGAGATGATGGTTATACTCGCTTTTTTGCCTACTTAGCTCTGTTTAGCTTTTCTATGTTTGGACTGGTTTTAGCAACCAATTTGTTCCAAATGTATATTTTTTGGGAATTGGTAGGGGCTTCTTCATTTTTATTAATTGGTTATTATTATACGAAACCTTCTGCTGTTGCTGCAGCAAAAAAAGCGTTTATTGTTACTCGTTTTGCCGATTTAGGTTTTTTAATTGGAATATTACTTATTAGCTATTACAGTGGAACTTTTGATTTTAGTGAAATAAATAACCCTGAAGGTTATGTTATTACCAGTTGGGCTTCTACCTCATTTATGGGCTTATCCGTAATGACTTGGGGATTAATTTTAATATTTATGGGAGGAGCAGGAAAATCGGCTATGTTACCATTTCATATTTGGCTGCCTGATGCAATGGAAGGCCCTACTCCTGTTTCGGCTTTAATACACGCTGCCACCATGGTTGTTGCTGGTGTATATTTAGTAGCAAGGCTATTCCCTGCATTTTCTTTTGTTGAAAACGGATTTGCTTTGGAAGTTGTAGCCTATGTAGGAGCTATTTCTTCTTTGGTTGCAGCAATAATTGCTTTAACACAAAATGATATTAAAAGAGTTTTAGCTTTCTCAACAATGTCTCAAATTGGCTATATGATGTTAGCTTTAGGTGTGTCAAAATATGAAGGGCATGAAGGGTTAGGTTATATGGCTTCAATGTTTCATTTGTTTACACACGCTATGTTTAAAGCCTTACTATTCTTAGGTGCTGGTTCTGTTATTCATGCAGTTCATAGTAATTATTTAAAAGATATGGGTGGCTTACGCAAATATATGCCTGTAACTCATATTACATTTTTAATTGCTGCATTGTCAATTTCAGGAGTTCCATTTTTTGCTGGGTTCTTTAGTAAAGATGAAATTTTAGCTGCAGCTTATGAACACAATATGCTTATTTATATTAGTAGTGTGTTTGTTGCTGGTTTAACAGCTTTTTATATGTTTCGTTTGTATTTCGGAATCTTTTGGGGAAAAGAAAAACAATATGAACACACTCCTCATGAATCTCCAATGTCAATGAAAATACCTTTAATGTTTTTAGCCTTTATGAGTATTGCTGCTGGGTACATTCATTTTAGTGATTATATTACTGCAGATCGCAAACCTTTTGCAGCACACTTAAATTACTCTTTAGCCGCAATTGCAACAACCGTTGGACTAATAGGTATTTTACTTGCTTACATTTTCTACAAAAAAGAGAATAATTTAGCTGATAAATTTTCACATGCTTTTGGAATATTTTATAAGTGGACCTTCCATAAATTTTATTTTGATGAAATCTATTTATTTGTAACTAAGAAAATAATATTTGGTGTTGTAGCATCAACTGTTGCTTGGTTTGATAAATATGTTGTTGATTCTTCAATGATAGGCATTGGGAATGTAACTGTATCTTTTTCGAATAAAATAAAAGGAATGCAATCTGGAAAGTTTCAAGATTATGCAATGGCATTTGTAGGTGGAGGTGTTATACTCGCAATGGTTGTTTTTTATATATGGATAAATTAA
- a CDS encoding cation:proton antiporter, producing MLELAGIIVLGIIAQWVAWKFKIPAILPLIIIGLLVGPISTLYTVDGTKLLEPVWNGKEGLFPGERLFNFVSLAISIILFEGGLTLKKEEVLNVGSSILKLITVGSLITFIGAGIAAHFIFNLSWQISFLFSALIIVTGPTVIAPILRNIPLKKDVSAVLKWEGILIDPIGALVSVLVFEFIIVGEGYEYTKEALIEFGKIIIIGTSIGFTSAYALFYAIKFKVIPHYLLNVIVLSSVLAVFVLSDLFAHESGLLAVVIMGMVLGNMKINELKEILYFKESLSILLISILFILLAANMNIKDMLLLYRWETALLFAIIILILRPLSVFFSTINSGLKLNEKLFISWVGPRGIVAAGIASLFGLKLSMEGEPDAEYITPLVFMVVLGTVLLNATTARLFAKISGVFLKSSNGIIIIGASNFARLIALYLQKNNRRVVLIDSNINHINKAKSLGLEAIEGNVYSDDLIENIELNDIGFLLALTGSASVNEFAIEKFTKIFGEKGAYRLISSDEMKADNTVPVQNLFIDNDDYINLSEIVRDFPLINEVTINSNEHYIALLKEIDKEPQAVPLFLKDNNNEIHIISSLKDSSKIEKGNILIYLGKKII from the coding sequence ATGTTAGAATTAGCAGGAATTATAGTTTTAGGAATCATTGCTCAATGGGTAGCGTGGAAATTTAAAATTCCAGCTATTTTACCTCTAATTATAATTGGCTTACTAGTAGGCCCAATATCAACACTATATACAGTAGACGGAACCAAATTATTAGAGCCTGTTTGGAATGGAAAAGAAGGTTTGTTTCCAGGTGAACGTTTGTTTAATTTTGTTTCATTAGCCATTAGTATAATTTTATTTGAAGGAGGTTTAACACTTAAAAAAGAAGAGGTTTTAAATGTAGGATCTTCTATTTTAAAGCTAATAACAGTTGGTTCTCTAATTACTTTTATTGGTGCAGGAATAGCAGCACACTTTATATTTAATTTAAGTTGGCAAATTTCCTTTTTGTTTTCTGCCTTAATTATTGTTACAGGGCCAACTGTAATAGCTCCAATCTTACGAAATATACCACTTAAAAAAGATGTGTCGGCGGTTTTAAAATGGGAAGGTATTTTAATAGATCCAATAGGAGCCTTGGTATCTGTATTAGTTTTTGAATTTATAATTGTTGGAGAAGGTTATGAATATACAAAAGAAGCTCTTATAGAATTTGGTAAAATTATAATTATTGGGACTTCAATTGGGTTTACATCAGCATATGCACTCTTTTATGCTATTAAATTTAAAGTAATTCCTCATTATTTATTAAATGTAATTGTTCTCTCTAGTGTCCTTGCTGTATTTGTTTTATCAGATTTGTTTGCTCATGAATCAGGATTATTAGCTGTTGTTATTATGGGAATGGTACTTGGAAATATGAAAATAAATGAATTGAAAGAAATCTTATACTTTAAAGAATCTTTAAGTATTTTGTTAATATCAATTTTGTTTATTCTTTTGGCAGCCAACATGAATATTAAAGATATGTTGTTGTTGTATAGATGGGAAACAGCGTTATTATTTGCAATTATTATTTTGATACTTAGACCTTTATCTGTTTTTTTTAGTACAATAAATTCAGGATTAAAATTAAATGAAAAATTATTTATAAGTTGGGTAGGCCCAAGAGGTATAGTTGCTGCAGGTATTGCTTCTTTATTTGGATTGAAGTTATCAATGGAAGGTGAACCAGATGCTGAATATATTACACCTTTAGTGTTTATGGTTGTATTGGGAACAGTTTTATTAAATGCTACAACGGCTAGGTTATTTGCTAAAATTTCAGGAGTATTCTTAAAATCATCTAATGGAATTATTATTATTGGTGCGTCAAATTTTGCACGCTTAATAGCTTTGTATTTGCAAAAAAATAACAGAAGAGTTGTTTTAATAGATAGTAACATAAATCATATAAATAAGGCGAAATCACTTGGGTTAGAAGCCATAGAAGGAAATGTTTATTCAGATGATTTGATTGAAAATATAGAATTAAATGATATAGGGTTTTTATTAGCACTCACCGGAAGTGCTTCTGTAAATGAATTTGCAATTGAGAAATTCACTAAAATATTTGGAGAGAAAGGAGCTTACAGACTTATTTCAAGTGATGAAATGAAAGCAGACAACACAGTACCTGTTCAAAATTTATTTATAGATAATGACGATTATATTAACTTAAGTGAAATTGTTCGAGATTTCCCACTAATAAATGAAGTTACTATAAATTCAAACGAGCACTACATAGCTTTACTAAAGGAAATTGATAAAGAACCACAGGCTGTACCTTTATTTTTAAAAGATAACAATAATGAAATACACATAATTTCCTCATTAAAAGACTCTTCTAAAATTGAGAAAGGAAATATATTAATTTATCTTGGAAAAAAAATTATTTAG
- the nuoK gene encoding NADH-quinone oxidoreductase subunit NuoK: MIEGISIYEILTLTSILFFIGTYGFFTRENLITVLMSIELILNASAVNFVVINTYLYPDFLQGAVFSIFIIALAAAETALAIAIIINLYKLVYSVEVKDTETMKY, encoded by the coding sequence ATGATTGAAGGTATTAGTATTTACGAAATTTTAACCCTAACAAGTATCTTGTTTTTTATTGGAACTTATGGGTTTTTTACAAGAGAAAACTTAATTACAGTATTAATGTCTATCGAATTAATTTTGAATGCTTCGGCTGTTAATTTTGTAGTTATTAACACCTATTTATATCCCGATTTTTTACAAGGAGCTGTATTTTCAATTTTTATAATTGCATTGGCTGCAGCTGAAACCGCATTAGCCATAGCAATTATTATCAATTTATATAAACTGGTTTACTCTGTAGAAGTGAAAGATACAGAAACTATGAAATATTAA
- a CDS encoding NADH-quinone oxidoreductase subunit N, which produces MNWESLLLMRSEIGLLAIILLLVIFEIFSNKKQKASIIPFALILLTINTVIGFLPLNTGEIFGGMFRTNALLHLFKTTLSIGVLILLLQSADWLKEKVITENKSTEFLILILSSLLGTYYMISAGDFLMFYIGLELTTLPVAALVAYETFKRKSAEAGVKYILSSALASGSTIFGVSLLYATTGTIYFDAMAEILTISNLSILGFIFFFSGLAFKISLAPFHFWTADVYEGAPINVASYLSVISKGAAVVILMIVLFTVFKPLIPIWSKIIYIIAIATMFVGNLFALRQQNMKRFLAYSSIAQAGFILLGLLSVDQLGATTVVYFVAVYIFSNLGAFGVVQAISAASNKENIDDYEGFYRTNPRLSMVMMLSLFSLAGIPPLAGFFGKFFLYVAAASKGYYILVFIGVVNATISLYYYLLVIRAMFLRKNPDAIPYFKSKPYMKLGLIMAAVGILVAGLYSPLYEYIFSISNSF; this is translated from the coding sequence ATGAACTGGGAAAGTTTACTATTAATGCGTTCAGAAATAGGGTTATTGGCAATTATATTATTGTTAGTAATTTTCGAAATATTTTCTAACAAGAAACAAAAAGCAAGTATAATTCCATTTGCACTTATTTTATTAACAATAAATACAGTGATAGGTTTTTTACCTTTAAATACCGGTGAAATATTTGGCGGAATGTTTAGAACAAATGCCCTATTACATTTATTTAAAACTACACTAAGTATTGGTGTTTTAATTTTATTGTTACAATCTGCTGATTGGCTTAAAGAAAAGGTAATTACTGAAAACAAATCAACAGAATTTTTAATTCTTATTTTATCTTCTTTACTAGGTACATATTACATGATTTCTGCTGGAGATTTTTTAATGTTCTATATTGGCCTTGAATTAACAACACTTCCTGTTGCCGCTTTAGTAGCTTATGAAACCTTTAAAAGAAAATCTGCTGAAGCAGGTGTAAAATATATTTTGTCTTCTGCTTTAGCTTCGGGTTCTACAATATTTGGTGTTTCTCTATTATATGCAACTACAGGAACCATCTATTTTGATGCTATGGCTGAAATTTTAACAATTTCAAATCTTTCTATCTTAGGATTTATATTTTTCTTTTCCGGTTTGGCATTTAAAATTTCACTAGCTCCATTTCATTTTTGGACTGCTGACGTTTATGAAGGTGCGCCTATAAATGTAGCCTCTTATTTATCTGTTATATCAAAAGGTGCAGCTGTAGTTATTTTAATGATCGTTTTATTTACTGTTTTTAAGCCCTTAATTCCTATTTGGAGTAAAATTATATACATCATTGCAATAGCCACTATGTTTGTTGGAAATCTTTTTGCTTTAAGACAACAAAACATGAAACGTTTTTTAGCGTATTCTTCAATTGCACAGGCTGGTTTTATCTTATTAGGTTTATTATCTGTTGATCAATTGGGTGCTACAACTGTTGTTTATTTTGTAGCTGTTTATATTTTCTCAAATTTGGGAGCTTTTGGTGTTGTACAAGCAATATCAGCCGCATCAAATAAAGAAAATATTGATGATTATGAAGGGTTTTACAGAACCAATCCAAGGTTAAGTATGGTTATGATGCTATCTTTATTTTCATTAGCAGGAATACCTCCATTAGCAGGTTTTTTTGGTAAATTCTTTTTATATGTGGCTGCTGCAAGTAAAGGTTATTATATTTTAGTATTTATTGGAGTTGTAAACGCTACAATTTCATTGTATTATTATTTATTGGTGATTAGAGCTATGTTTTTACGAAAAAACCCTGACGCTATCCCATATTTTAAAAGTAAACCTTACATGAAATTAGGCTTAATTATGGCAGCTGTAGGTATTTTAGTTGCAGGTTTATACAGCCCATTATATGAGTATATTTTCTCAATTAGTAATAGTTTTTAA
- a CDS encoding complex I subunit 4 family protein, with protein sequence MDILSLFVIVPVLTVLILAFAKNLKQARIISLIGMAIQFAMSINLIFAYIKERAVNNDIMVFTKDAVWFESLNIHYSIGVDAISVVMIALTSIIVLAGVFISWKIDDLPKEFFISLIVLSSGVFGFFISTDLFTLFVFYEIAVIPMYLLIGIWGSGPKENSAMKLTLMLMGASAVLSVGIFGIYFNSNADGGALTFNILEIAKVNIPLAAQNIFFPLVFVGFAVIGALFPFHTWSPSGHASAPTAVSMLHAGVLMKLGGYGVFRIAMYLLPLGALSWSNFFLVLSATGVIYGAFGAIMQKDLKYVNAYASVSHLGLVLFALLMLNKTAWNGAIIQSLSHGLLTALFFALIGMVYGRTHTREISKLSGLMKILPFIGAIYVITGLAYLGLPGFSGFVAEMNIFVGAFEHPDMFHRILTIIVVSSIVVTAVYILRMVGKIMMGPITNDEYRKLPKATWYEKVGLVLLMIPVVIIGVMPLGLSEMIKASIQPFLERLL encoded by the coding sequence ATGGATATTTTATCACTTTTTGTAATAGTACCTGTTTTAACTGTTTTAATTTTAGCTTTTGCTAAAAATTTAAAACAAGCAAGAATAATATCACTAATAGGAATGGCAATTCAATTTGCAATGTCAATAAATTTAATATTTGCTTATATAAAAGAGCGAGCTGTAAATAATGACATTATGGTTTTCACCAAAGATGCTGTTTGGTTTGAAAGCTTGAACATTCATTACAGTATTGGAGTTGATGCAATTTCAGTAGTTATGATTGCGTTAACATCTATTATTGTTTTAGCTGGTGTATTTATTTCTTGGAAAATAGATGATTTACCTAAAGAATTCTTTATTTCGTTGATTGTTTTATCATCGGGAGTTTTTGGGTTTTTCATTTCAACCGACTTATTTACACTATTTGTTTTCTACGAAATTGCTGTAATTCCAATGTATCTACTAATTGGTATTTGGGGTTCTGGCCCTAAGGAAAATTCTGCAATGAAATTAACCTTGATGTTAATGGGTGCTTCAGCTGTATTATCGGTAGGTATCTTTGGAATATATTTTAATTCTAATGCTGATGGAGGAGCGTTAACATTTAATATTTTAGAAATTGCAAAAGTTAATATTCCTCTTGCTGCTCAAAATATATTTTTCCCTTTGGTTTTTGTTGGCTTTGCTGTAATTGGGGCTCTGTTTCCTTTCCATACTTGGTCACCATCAGGTCATGCTTCTGCACCAACTGCAGTATCTATGTTACATGCAGGAGTACTTATGAAATTGGGAGGTTATGGTGTGTTTAGAATCGCCATGTATTTATTACCACTAGGTGCTTTAAGTTGGTCTAATTTCTTCTTAGTTTTATCTGCTACTGGTGTTATTTATGGAGCTTTTGGAGCTATTATGCAAAAAGATTTAAAATATGTAAATGCTTATGCTTCTGTTAGCCACTTAGGTCTCGTTTTATTTGCTTTACTAATGTTAAATAAAACGGCTTGGAATGGAGCTATTATTCAATCTTTATCTCATGGATTGTTAACCGCATTATTCTTTGCTCTAATTGGAATGGTGTATGGAAGAACACATACACGTGAAATATCTAAATTAAGTGGTTTAATGAAAATTTTACCTTTTATAGGCGCTATTTATGTAATTACTGGTTTAGCCTATTTAGGATTACCTGGTTTTAGTGGTTTTGTGGCTGAAATGAATATTTTTGTTGGTGCTTTTGAGCATCCTGATATGTTTCATAGAATTCTAACAATAATTGTAGTTTCATCTATTGTTGTTACAGCTGTTTATATTTTAAGAATGGTAGGTAAAATTATGATGGGGCCTATTACAAATGATGAATATAGAAAATTACCGAAAGCAACCTGGTATGAAAAAGTAGGGTTGGTATTACTAATGATTCCTGTTGTTATTATTGGTGTAATGCCTCTTGGATTAAGTGAAATGATTAAAGCAAGTATTCAACCGTTTTTAGAACGGTTACTCTAA
- a CDS encoding glycosyltransferase family protein, translating to MKILYAIQGTGNGHLSRAKEVIPALLNRAQVDILISGTQAEVVLDYTINYRYKGLSFYFGKNGGIDFVKTLKNNNIFRIFSEIRKCPVKNYDLIINDFEPISAWACRLRGVKSISLSHQSILYTKNVPKPFHRDLLGSFIIKNYAKCAYNYGFHFKKYNNKVYTPIIRNNIRLLKRTEKDHFTVYLPAYSDKRIIDVLSRIKGVKWKVFSKEAKKYYQKKNVFVKPIDSEKFEKSLASCQGILCGAGFESPAEAIFLKKKLLVIPMKNQYEQHFNAKALEELGVPTLKSLKKKHISKIKTWIESNEKVELDFPNETQQIVDYILYEFIEKATISELETI from the coding sequence ATGAAAATATTATACGCAATACAAGGTACAGGTAACGGGCATTTAAGCAGAGCGAAAGAAGTAATACCAGCGTTATTAAATAGAGCTCAAGTAGATATTTTAATAAGTGGTACTCAGGCAGAAGTAGTTTTAGATTACACTATAAATTATAGGTATAAAGGGCTTAGTTTTTACTTTGGTAAAAACGGAGGAATTGATTTTGTAAAAACACTAAAAAACAATAATATTTTTAGAATATTTTCAGAAATTAGAAAGTGTCCAGTAAAAAATTATGATTTAATAATTAATGATTTTGAGCCAATATCAGCTTGGGCGTGTAGGTTGAGAGGTGTAAAAAGTATATCTCTTAGTCACCAAAGTATATTATATACTAAAAATGTACCTAAACCTTTCCATAGGGATTTACTAGGTAGCTTCATTATTAAAAATTATGCAAAATGTGCATACAATTATGGTTTTCATTTTAAAAAATATAACAACAAAGTATATACTCCAATTATTAGAAATAACATTAGGTTGCTTAAACGTACTGAGAAAGATCATTTTACAGTGTACTTACCCGCATATTCTGACAAAAGAATAATAGACGTACTATCTAGAATTAAAGGTGTAAAATGGAAAGTTTTTTCTAAAGAAGCAAAAAAATATTACCAAAAGAAGAATGTATTTGTAAAGCCAATTGATAGTGAAAAATTTGAAAAAAGTTTAGCTTCTTGTCAAGGAATTTTATGCGGAGCAGGTTTTGAAAGTCCGGCAGAAGCCATTTTTTTAAAAAAGAAATTATTGGTAATACCTATGAAAAATCAATACGAACAGCACTTTAATGCAAAAGCATTGGAAGAATTAGGTGTGCCAACGTTAAAATCTTTAAAAAAGAAGCACATTTCAAAAATTAAAACTTGGATTGAAAGTAATGAAAAAGTTGAGTTAGATTTTCCAAATGAAACCCAACAGATAGTAGATTATATTTTATACGAATTTATTGAAAAGGCAACTATTTCTGAATTAGAAACTATTTAG
- a CDS encoding NADH-quinone oxidoreductase subunit J, translating into MEATIFYILAAFIVIFAIASVTSRKILRAVIYLLFVLISISGLYFMINYNLLAAIQLTVYGGGVIVLFIFSVLLVHHVELELEKTPIKRKIIAGLLSIVGLGITLWAIFTYHFQTANTYKSIEVADIGYKLLGYGDGGFILPFEVISVLLVAVMIGAIIIAKGKKLKEN; encoded by the coding sequence ATGGAAGCAACAATATTTTATATACTAGCGGCATTTATAGTAATTTTTGCCATTGCATCAGTTACAAGCCGTAAAATTTTAAGAGCAGTAATATATTTATTATTTGTTTTAATTAGTATTTCAGGACTGTATTTTATGATAAACTACAACCTTTTAGCAGCCATACAATTAACCGTTTATGGCGGTGGTGTAATAGTGCTATTTATATTTTCTGTTTTACTAGTTCATCATGTTGAACTAGAATTGGAAAAAACACCTATTAAGAGAAAAATTATAGCTGGTTTACTTAGTATTGTTGGTTTAGGAATTACGCTTTGGGCAATTTTTACCTACCATTTTCAAACTGCAAACACCTACAAATCTATTGAAGTAGCTGATATAGGTTATAAATTATTAGGTTATGGAGACGGTGGATTTATTTTACCATTTGAAGTAATTAGTGTGTTATTAGTTGCCGTTATGATAGGAGCTATTATTATAGCCAAAGGAAAAAAATTAAAAGAAAATTAG